Part of the Thermodesulfobacteriota bacterium genome, AAGTCCCGATAGAAGAACTTTCACGTATAAATAAGTGCCGCCTACAACAATTATGCTCTTACCATGAACATGGAGATCATTTATAACAGAATCTGCTTGGGTTCTAAAAATACCCGCATTAAATTCCTCTTTTGGATCTGCTATATCAATTAAGTGGTGAGGCACATGTTTTAGATCATTTTGATTGGGTTTAGCCGTGCCGATATTAAGGTGCTTATATACTTGAAGAGAATCGGCATTGATAATCTCGCCCCCTAGCCTCTTAGCTATATCAATGCCCAGTGCGCTCTTTCCTACAGCCGTAGGACCCAAAACAACAACAAGTTTGGGTTTATTGTGTTTCACTTTTTTAAACTACACTTATCTATAATCTTCGATGTTTTCATCAAGGGCCTGTTTTCTACTAAGCCTGATCTTTCCATCGTTACTTTTCTCAATGCATTTAACTAAAAGCTCATCTTTTTCTTGAAGAACGTCAGTTACTTTCTCAACTCTCTTGGGTTCTAGCTCAGAGATATGAACCAAGCCGTCTTTTCCACCAGCAAGCTCAACAATAGCTCCAAAGTCGAGTATGCGTTTCACTGTTCCTAGATAAACTTTTCCAACCTCGAGCTCTTCAACTATATTCTCAACCATCTTAATAGCTTTGTCGCAAGCTTCGCGGTCAGGTGACGCAATATTTACTTGTCCGGAATCATCGATATCGATCTGAACACCAGTTAATTCGACAATTTTCTTGATGGTTTTACCGCCAGAGCCTATTACATCTTTAATCTTGTTTTGATCTACCTGCATTGTGATGATTCTAGGAGCAAACTCAGAAATATCCTCTCTAGGTGTAGCGAGTATTTTATCCATCTCGCCCAGAATATGAAGCCTTCCATCTTTTGCCTGTGCAAGAGCATCCGTTAGAATCTCTCTTGTAACTCCCATTACTTTAATATCCATCTGAAGCGCCGTTACTCCGTTGGTTGTTCCGGCAACCTTAAAATCCATGTCACCTAGGTGGTCTTCGTCGCCAAGGATGTCAGAGAGGATTACAAAGTCCTCACCCTCTTTAATAAGTCCCATGGCAATACCGCCAACTGGGGCTTTAATTGGAACTCCAGCATCAAGCATGGAGAGCGTGCCGCCGCATACTGTAGCCATCGAGGAAGATCCGTTTGATTCCAAGACTTCAGATACTACTCTTAGTGTATATGGGAAGTTTTCTCTGGCCGGCAATACAGAAGAAAGAGCCCTTTCAGCAAGTGCTCCATGGCCAATTTCCCTTCTGCCGGGTCCTAATCTAAATGAAGTTTCTCCAACACTATACGGAGGGAAGTTATAGTGAAGCATAAATGTTTTTGTAATATCCCCATCCAGGGCATCTATTCTTTGCTCATCGTATTTCGTGCCTAGAGTCGCAGTTACTGCAGCCTGAGTCTCACCTCTGGTGAAGACTGCAGAGCCGTGAACTCTTGGTAGAAAACCAACTTCGCCGCTTATTGGCCTTACGTCAGCGTATCCTCTGCCGTCCAGTCTTATCTTATCATTGACGATTAATCCTCTGACTGATTCTTTTAAAAGCTTTTCAAAAACCTTGGATATATCTACTTCTTCATCATCAGGATATTGTTCGCTAATATACTCCTGAGTTTCAGAATGGATCTTTTTGATCGTGTCATTTCTATCAGTTTTAGATGAGATTACAATTGCTTCTTTTAATTTCCCTTCGGCAAATGAAATAACTTTATTATTAAAATCTTCATCTTCTTCAACCGGATCAAGCACTCTTTTTTCGATGTTTTCACCAGAAACAAGGTCTTCTTGAACTTTAATGAATTCCTGAATGCTTTCATGAGCAAACATAAGAGCATCAACTATGTCAGACTCTGAGATTTCATCTGATCCGCCTTCAACCATTACAATTGCCTCTTTTGTACCAGCGACAACAATGTTCATGTCGCTTTCTTCAAGCTGTGCCTTAACCGGGTTACAGATAAACTCTCCGCCAACTCTTCCAACTCTTACCGCTGCTAATGGTCCCTCAAATGGAACGTCAGACACTACTAGTGCCGCTGATGCCGCAGTTACAGAGAGTACATCCGGATCATGATCAGGATCTGCGGAGAATACCGTAACTATAATTTGTGTCTGATAGGTAAAGTCTTTAGGAATAAGAGGTCTAATCGGTCTATCAATCAGTCTGGAAGTTAGAACTTCTTTCTCGCTTGGTCTCCCTTCTCTTTTAAAGAACCCTCCAGGTATTTTGCCTGCTGCTGCAGATTTTTCCTGATAATTTACTGTAAGAGGTAAAAAGTCCTCTCCTTCTGTTTTTTCTTTTGCTGCTACGAGTGTAGCTAGTACAACGGTGTCTCCATAACTAGCAAGCACTGCGCCGCTTGTCTGTTTTGCAAGCTTTCCGGTTTCAAGCCCAAAAGTTGCGCCGAATACCTGAGCTTCAACCTTCTTAGGTTGGTTAATCAATATACTGCCTCCTTAAACTCTACTTTCTTAGTCCGAGTTTTTGTATGAGCCCTGGATACTTTTCCGGGCTGTTCTTTTTAATGTAATTGAGTAGTCGTCTTCTTCTAGCAACTAGAAGAACTAGTCCTCGTCGGGAGTGAAAATCCTTAGGTGCATTATTCATATGCTCGGTGAGATCTGCAATCCTTCTGGAGAGTATGCCCACCTGAACCTCCGGTGAACCCACATCTTTATCGTGAGTAGCAAACTCACTTATTATTTGAGCTTTGTCTTCTTTGTCTAGCGCCATTATACTGCCTCCTTATAAATGTTATTGGCAAATTGACCCAGATTCATTTAACCACGGCGTGTTTAGTTAAATACTCTGAGCAATTTAAATACTATAGTTTGGTCATCTGCATTATCAAGCTCATTAGAACTTAGATTCGCTTGAGTAATGGATACCAAAACCTTGTTCTCACAAATACTTAAATGATCTCCAGCTTCAAATTCAGGGAGGTCACTTAAATCTAGATGAGATTTCATAATTTGTTTGCCTAGTCTGATTTGACCAGCCAACTTAGAAGAAACGTTTACTTCCTTGATATGAGAGAGTACTTTTTCCAGCGAAGTTAATTCTACATTACCGCTCTTTATATCATCTATCGTTACCGCTTCATCTATCGTAAATCCATCACTGCTTATTCTTCTGAGCTCTACTAAATGCCCGCCGCATCCTAGATCATTTCCAATATCCGCCGCAAGCACTCTGATATATGTTCCGCGCGAACACTCGACATTAATCCTGACATAAGGGGGATCAAAATCCAAGAGATCTATATAGTTAATAGTTACCTGTCTTGAACTTCTTTCTACCTCTATGCCTTTTCTAGCTAACTCATAGAGCCTAACTCCGTCTTTTTTAACCGCAGAAAACATTGGCGGAGTTTGGTTTATTTTACCCTCATATTTAGAAAATGCATCAATTATTGCATTTTTTTCTAAATTTCCGGGATCACACTCTTCTAAAACTTTTCCAGTATTATCTAGAGTATCGGTTTTAATACCAAGATGAATAAGAGCCTCGTACTTTTTAAAATCATTTTTCATATACGGTATAACTTTAGTAGCCTTGTTAAAACATATAGGCAAAACACCGGTTGCGAAAGGATCAAGTGTACCTGTATGACCCGCTTTTTTAGCCTTAATTATTTTGTTTACCTCAGAAACTGCTTTTTGAGAAGTGATGCCTTTTGGCTTGTCTAAAACTATAACCCCATTCATCCTAAAGCCTCTTTAATACTAGGTATTATTTGGGATTTTACTTCTGAAATGCTGCCTTTAAGAGAACAACCTGCTGCTCGGGCGTGCCCTCCGCCGCCATAGCTCTCAGCTATTTTAGCAACATTTACCTTTCCCTTAGACCTTAAGCTCAATTTCCAGTCCGACTCCCTTTCACTTCTAAACAATATTGCAACTTCTACCCCTTTGATGCTCCTTGGAATATTAACCATGCCTTCTGTATCCTGTCTTGATGTGCCGGTTTTATCGAACATCTCTTTGTTTACATAAATTGATGCAATTGCACTGTCATCTGTTATTTCGAGCGTTGGTATAACTAATTTAAATAGTTCTAATTTTCTAAGCGGCTCGTTTTCATAAAGAGCCTGAGAGATTAGAGATGGGTCTACCCCTTTATCAACTAGATCGGCGGCTATTGTAAAAGTCTCTGAGCTTGTGTTTGAATAATTAAATGAACCTGTATCGCTGATAATTGTAGTATAGATGTTCTCAGCAATTGGTTTGTCAATTTCAATACCAACAAACTTTAAAAACCTATAAATTATTACCCCAGTAGATGAGGCCTTGCTGTCTAAAATATGAATGTCTGCCTCTGAGCCCGTGGTCTCGTGGTGATCAATAATTACTAGGTTTCTACAATTCTCAGA contains:
- a CDS encoding isopentenyl transferase family protein; this encodes MKHNKPKLVVVLGPTAVGKSALGIDIAKRLGGEIINADSLQVYKHLNIGTAKPNQNDLKHVPHHLIDIADPKEEFNAGIFRTQADSVINDLHVHGKSIIVVGGTYLYVKVLLSGL
- the pnp gene encoding polyribonucleotide nucleotidyltransferase — protein: MNQPKKVEAQVFGATFGLETGKLAKQTSGAVLASYGDTVVLATLVAAKEKTEGEDFLPLTVNYQEKSAAAGKIPGGFFKREGRPSEKEVLTSRLIDRPIRPLIPKDFTYQTQIIVTVFSADPDHDPDVLSVTAASAALVVSDVPFEGPLAAVRVGRVGGEFICNPVKAQLEESDMNIVVAGTKEAIVMVEGGSDEISESDIVDALMFAHESIQEFIKVQEDLVSGENIEKRVLDPVEEDEDFNNKVISFAEGKLKEAIVISSKTDRNDTIKKIHSETQEYISEQYPDDEEVDISKVFEKLLKESVRGLIVNDKIRLDGRGYADVRPISGEVGFLPRVHGSAVFTRGETQAAVTATLGTKYDEQRIDALDGDITKTFMLHYNFPPYSVGETSFRLGPGRREIGHGALAERALSSVLPARENFPYTLRVVSEVLESNGSSSMATVCGGTLSMLDAGVPIKAPVGGIAMGLIKEGEDFVILSDILGDEDHLGDMDFKVAGTTNGVTALQMDIKVMGVTREILTDALAQAKDGRLHILGEMDKILATPREDISEFAPRIITMQVDQNKIKDVIGSGGKTIKKIVELTGVQIDIDDSGQVNIASPDREACDKAIKMVENIVEELEVGKVYLGTVKRILDFGAIVELAGGKDGLVHISELEPKRVEKVTDVLQEKDELLVKCIEKSNDGKIRLSRKQALDENIEDYR
- the rpsO gene encoding 30S ribosomal protein S15; amino-acid sequence: MALDKEDKAQIISEFATHDKDVGSPEVQVGILSRRIADLTEHMNNAPKDFHSRRGLVLLVARRRRLLNYIKKNSPEKYPGLIQKLGLRK
- the truB gene encoding tRNA pseudouridine(55) synthase TruB; its protein translation is MNGVIVLDKPKGITSQKAVSEVNKIIKAKKAGHTGTLDPFATGVLPICFNKATKVIPYMKNDFKKYEALIHLGIKTDTLDNTGKVLEECDPGNLEKNAIIDAFSKYEGKINQTPPMFSAVKKDGVRLYELARKGIEVERSSRQVTINYIDLLDFDPPYVRINVECSRGTYIRVLAADIGNDLGCGGHLVELRRISSDGFTIDEAVTIDDIKSGNVELTSLEKVLSHIKEVNVSSKLAGQIRLGKQIMKSHLDLSDLPEFEAGDHLSICENKVLVSITQANLSSNELDNADDQTIVFKLLRVFN
- a CDS encoding bifunctional oligoribonuclease/PAP phosphatase NrnA, which gives rise to MNEFDELNDLINKSDKILIASHENPDGDALGSTLSLGLGLKKLNKDISYYNKDGVPELLEFLPYSNDIVTSTKSLNGPFDIIFAVDCTGANRAGREFEEYVKSENCRNLVIIDHHETTGSEADIHILDSKASSTGVIIYRFLKFVGIEIDKPIAENIYTTIISDTGSFNYSNTSSETFTIAADLVDKGVDPSLISQALYENEPLRKLELFKLVIPTLEITDDSAIASIYVNKEMFDKTGTSRQDTEGMVNIPRSIKGVEVAILFRSERESDWKLSLRSKGKVNVAKIAESYGGGGHARAAGCSLKGSISEVKSQIIPSIKEALG